Below is a window of Prionailurus viverrinus isolate Anna chromosome A1, UM_Priviv_1.0, whole genome shotgun sequence DNA.
CCCAGCACTGCCTGTTCACTTAGCAGATGCTAATTGAGTATcttctgtgtgtcaggcactgtgctgggcacagaggaCAGGGTGATGAGCAGGCTAGGCAAGGACCCTACTGTCACGAAGGTGACATTCTGATGGAGAAGGCAGACAATGGACAAGCAAACAtaaagtgagatttttttcagaCTGTGTAAGTGCTAGTGGGTGAATAAGATTGTAATAGAGAGAGACTTTAGTAATAATAACACAAGGGACTCACTGTGCCAAGAAGTGTtcaaaatcttttccattttttaatatatattcttaaaatatttactgatttgagagagagagaaagagagggcaaacgcaggggaggggcagaaagagagggagagagagaatcccaagcaggctccacactgttttcttagagcctgatgcaaggcttgatctcacgaaccatgagttcatgacctgagccgaaatcaagagttggacactcaaccgattgagccacctaggttcctCCGAATCCTTTACATGTTAAAACTGATTTCAACCTTACATCAGTGTTAAGGTGGATAGTCTTACTGAGCCTGCTTCatgatgaggaaagtgaggcacagggaggctgAGTGACTTTCCCAGAGTCCCCCAGTGGGAAGATTGCTGGCAAAGGGCACAGCAAGTATAGAGGCAGGGTCTAGTCATAGTCACCAGAGGCAGCAGGTGGGAGATTGTTGGGGACTGCTGGGAAATCCAGATGCAGGGGGTGTCTTGGCAGTCAGGCAGCAGAGACAAAGGGGCGGGTGCACGAGCTGTGCACGCTGCTGTGTATTTGTGCCCTAGGAGGCTAACGGTCCAGCAGACGGCTATGCGGCGATTGCCCAGGCTGACAGACTGACTCAGGAACCTGAGAGCATCCGCAagtggagagaggagcagaggaaacGGCTGCAGGAGCTGGGTAAGGGCCAGGCTGAGGTTCGGAGCAGCTCCAGCTGGGTTGACTGTGGGatatggtggggggtggggaatcctTAGGATAGAGGACCCCCTTCCCCCTGCACTGCCTTAATATGGGTATTAGGTGAGGTTGGGCCCTGAGGCTGCCTGCCAAGGCCAAGGGGAGAAGCAGCCAGGGCAGCTGTGCTCTCACATTCTTACAAGAAAGCTGCCACTTATTCTCCTGTTGGGATCGCAGATGCTGCCTCCAAGGTGACAGAACAGGAGTGGCGGGAGAAAGCCAAAAAGGACCTGGAGGAGTGGAACCAGCGCCAGAGTGAGCAAGTTGAGAAGAACAAGATCAACAACCGGTGAGAGGAGCTATGGGGACATGAGGGCAGCTATAGAAATTTGAGGAGGCCGTGGGGATCTGAGGGGACTATGGGGACATGAGGGGACTGTGGGGACATAAGGGGGCTGTGGGGACATGAGGGGACTGTGGAGACATGAAGGGACTGTGGGGACACGGGTCTGTGAGGACACGAGGGGACTATGGGTACATGAGGGGACTGTGGGGAGATGAGGGGGCTGTGAGGACACGAGGGGGCTGTGGGGACATGAGGGGGCTGTGAGGACCTGAGGGGACTGTGGGGACACGAGGGCGCTGTGGGGACACAAGGGGGCTGTGAGGACATGAGGGGGCTGTGGGGACATGAGAGGATTTATGGAGACAGGAGGGAGCTGTGGGGACATGAAGCCAGCCACGCAGACAGTGAGACAAGTTATGGGATGGGAACTGTCTTGAGGATGGCGATTTAGTGGCAAGAACATAgaggaagtagaagcagaaaCCTTCAGGGCTGCTTCCTCAGCTGCTTGTGGAGTTCAGAGTCCTTCAGAGGTGGTACACTGTTGAACTGTCATCTTAACACAACAGAGAGAAGCAAGTTCTGCAGTCAGCAGAAGAGGTCCCAGGACCCTGGCATGGGAGCCAGACTGTCCGGGGCCCAGCAGTTAGCGTCACAGGGAGCACAGGCCTGGCTGGGAGTGAAGAACCAACCTGGGTAGAGGATTTTACTGCCTGTAGAAATGGCAACACTTCAACCCGGAGAGGCtaaagaataaaaggaagttAGTGGCTCGTGTAACTGAAAAGGCTGGGGTGGGACTCCAGGTACACTAGGCTCAGGGGCTCAGACAAAGTGGACTGGTGCTCACTTTTACTGTCTCTCCATGCAGCATTCCCCTCTTGTCCTGGGATGGGGCAGAAGGATGGCCACCAGAAGCTCCAGGCTTCTGCCATTCTCTTGGCAACTTCAGTGAAAATAGCATCTTGTTCCCAATAGCTCAGCTGAAATCCTCAACCTGACCCTCACTGGTTTGGTGTAGGTCCTGTGCCCATTCCAGGCCCAGTGACTGTGCGGGGGGAGGGACCCTGATAGTTCAGCGATAGTGTGCATGAGGTCAGTCTCACCCAAACCACAGGGACTGAAGTGGGGCCAGCCTGATCCTGCAAAAGACAATCAGGGGCCCTTCCTGGAAGGGGCGGATGGATGCTGGGCAGGCAGGCAGTGGATGCCCACCAGAGGGTACCTGCATGGACATGGTCTCAGACCACTTCTGAGACTCTGGCCAGCAGCTCTGCCTTTGAGGCTGTGTCCTTCAAGGTACTTGGCCTGCCCAGAAAGGAAAGGCTGGCTCTGGGAAGCTGCCGCACTTCTGTTCAAGAAGCTGCTGCACGCCAGGCTCTGGGTTGGGTCCTGGGGAAACAGAGCTGAGGACCCCGTCGGTATCCTGGAAGAGCTCAGAGGAGACAAGCACACATGTGCAGGTGAACTCAACAGTAGAGCTCTCTGCAAGAAGGCCATGGAAGCAAGGGCTGTGGGTGGAGGAGAGACCTCTGTATCTGAGGACCTGGGCTTGGGAGGATGACTAGAAGTTCATTAGGGAAAAGAGGGCAGCGTTGGGGGAGGGTATTCTAGATCAGGGAACAGCATAGTATGAAAGAAAGGATGTTGTGTCTCAGGCACCGGGGAGTCAGGGAGTGGTAGGAGggaagacaggaaggaggggTCATGGGTGGAGGGCCTCCAATAACAGGGCTGGATAGACGGGGTGGTGAGGAGCCACCGAAGATTTGTGAACAGGACAAGTAATACGACCGGCGCAGTTTTAAAAGAGGCACTCAGGCCGGTGGAGGATCCCTGCTCTCTCCGGGTTGTGGATAGTTGCCAAGCGTTACAGAACTGTGCTTCCTAACACGCTCCAACTGGAGGTACTAAcgctgtctccctttctctttaaccctctgcctgtctgtcttgCCATCTGTCTTCCCCCACCTAACCCTTCTCTCTCAAGGATCGCTGACAAAGCATTCTACCAGCAGCCAGATGCTGATATCATCGGCTATGTGTACGTGTCTTCTTTGCTCCTCTGTCAGGGACCAGGAGAGGGCGAGAGACCCCTTGTGGGGCTGGCACGGTTTCTTGAGTCTCCTGCTTGTGGGGTATAAATGAGGTGGGGGTGGCAATGACCAGAGCAGGTGGCACTCCAGGGCTAGTGCAGGCACAGACCTTCTCCTCTATCCCTGcggcaaatgtttattgagtatctattcTGCCTGGAGGCAGCTTTGCTAAATCTGAGCAGAGAAAGAATGCACGGGCCATCCCAGCGGGGACAGGCAAATGGTGGGAGGGGCAAATGCAAACAGTCAAACTCCCTCCCTCTGAGAGGCCTCTtagggctgggaggtggggtggagtcTTCTGTTGAACCAAACACGGACTGTCAGAAGCATAAAGAAGAGATGCTCCCAGGAACACTCCcattctctcctcctgcccccaagtGCACTGCTCCTCCTCAAAACTTCGGCCCAAGTTTGGCGACAAGACCCTGCCTAGACCACCCAGGTCCCCTCTCACATGTTCCCCTTTGGAGTCCAGTTAGGACTGTGATTAATCTAGACCTGAGATGGCAGAGGCTTCCTCTCATGTCACCCCCAAATGATTGGTAGTGACAGCCTGGAAGATGTGTTGGGGATGTTGAAGCTGAAGGAGAAGCAGTGATGAATGTGTGATGTCTGCCACGTGCGTGTGTGCCAGTATTTGCTGTTCCTTACTCTGGGTTCACCCTCAGCAGGCCTCTGATGCTGTCTGGGCTAACACTTCTCTCACAGAGCACAGGACCCACCTGAGAAACAACCTGTTTTTCAGCCAGTTTTTACTGGGACTCGCCCAGTGCCAGTCTCTGTTCGAACAGGAATAAGGCACAGCCTGTCCCCCCAAGTTGCTCATGGTCAGGAGGGTGTTGTCATAAGGGCGGTATGGAAGGGCACACTGAGCTCCAGGAGCCACCGTCTGCTGGGGGAGCGGCTTCAGAGATGCGGGACCTTCAGTATGAGAAGGAAGGGATGTGCTAGAAGAGAACAAGGGCAGTCTCCATGAGTGGAGTGCTGGGGCTGtggggatggatgggtgggagCTGAGGATGGGAGGTCAGCTTGGGGCTAGTTGCAAAATGCCTGTTGTGCCAGATCTATAAGCTGGGACTTGATCCTAAAAGCAGGATCCACAGGTTTCAAACAGAAGAGTGGGATGACAGGGGCATGGGTGCTGGGGAATATATGACAAGTGGTTGAGCGTTCTTTTTGCGCTTGAGGAAATAGTGCCCAGGGGGCTCCTGAAGAGAGGAAGAGTCtagatcagtgtttctcagacttttctgTGCCTGTGAATCACTGACGGATCTGTTGGAGGGAGATTCCAATTCAGTAGGACTGAGGTGAGGCcatgattctgcatttctaacaagccccATGGTGATGCCAATGCTGCTGGACCATGCACCACACTTTGAACAGCAAGGTTAGAGGAGAGCCTCTTGACCTAGAAGGGACAGCTCCTAAGACAGCACGCCTCCACCCCACTGGTCATCCAACCTCATATAGCCTTTTTCCAAGCCTGCACACACTCACCACTTTGTTAGATTCTCAGGCCAGTGAGACAGATCAGCAAGGTGGAGGCTGATTCTCActttataggtaaggaaatatgtacatggaaggaaaggaagatcaCTAGGGAGGGGCCATGTCACCTAATCCAGGGCCAGCTCATTCTTGGCACAGCCTGTAGGCATCACCTAAGAGCTCCCTGCCTGACATGTGCAGAACTGATCCTGCTTGAGATACAGAAGGGGCCATGAGGGGAATGGGGATTTCCAGGGACCCTTGCTGGCCAAATAAGACATAGACCCAGCCCTCTCCACTGGAGATCAGTTATTGTCCTTTTCTTAGATTCCCACATTTGGGTTTTGCCCACTGCACTGTATTTACTGTACTTTGTTTCTCCACTGTTCCTTAATCAGTGGCTTCTAGAACTGTCCATCAGAACTTCTGATGAAGAAACCACCAGTTTTCATCCTAACTTGATTCCAACCAAAAGCAAAGACTCCAATGGAGTATTCCCCAGGCTGTGGTTCCATGGAGATAAGTCATTCTGGGCTAAAAAGAGCTCTATAGTCAAATATGCTTGGAATGTGGTAGATTCTATCTGCATCTTATACTCCACCTTAGAGGTTCAGGATAAACATCAGTACATTCAAGGCTTTGAAAGTCTCGCTTTTAAGATCCTCTTTAACTAAATTTTCTATGTGTATTTGACCAGAATGCTTTTCTGGGGGAATACTTATTGGGTCCATAGAACATAGAAGCAATGCTGAACCAGTTAGTAAGGTGGTTAGTCAATGTCCTACCTCTGTCAAGGTtttggaaatgtttaaaatagctGAGGTACTACACTAGTGCCTCCAAAGTTCTTTAGTTGGGATTCCcaacaacttttattttattttattttatttttattttattttattttgagagagaatgagtgagtaggggagaggcagagaggcagggagagaaagaatcccaagcagtctccgcactatcagcacaaagcctgatgcagggctccaactcacgaactgggagatcatgacctgagctgaaatcaagagtcagacgcttaactgactgagccactcaggcgccccagttggGAACTCTTGCTGAGGACGTGAGGCCTGCACTCAGACCTGAATGAAAAGAAGCTACAAGCCACGAGCCGGTATAGGGGAAAGCATTCCAGGAAGAGGTGACAgtcaagtacaaaggccctgaggcaggaccaAAGTAGGCTTCCTTTGATGCCAAGGCTGTTTATGGGGACCTGAGGGCATAGGACACAGGGCTAACTCTGGACAGAGGACCCAAGAGTAGGCTGGGCAAAGCAGCTTACTCAATGGGAGCAGAGCATCACTGATTCAGGGGAAAGACAGACAGCAATGaaatctctgtcttttctccaccTGCAGGGCATCTGAGGAGGCTTTCGTGAAGGAATCCAAGGAGGAGACCCCAggcacagaatgggagaaggtggCTCAGCTGTGTGATTTCAACCCCAAGAGCAGCAAGCAGTGCAAAGACGTGTCCCGCCTGCGCTCAGTGCTCATGTCCCTGAAGCAGACGCCGCTGTCCCGCTAGGTGCCTGTTACAAGCATGGCCACAAAGCATGGGCTGGGCCTGGGCACAGGAGGAGCAGCTGCTTCAGCCAGGGGGGGCAGCACCTCCAGCAGCTGCTACACATAGCCTATTCCGTTCCTCCCCATCTCCCGGGGCTGGGAAGGGAACCCTCACCCCTCTCACCCCATTTCCTCCTAGCCCTGTGGCCCAGCCCTTCACACCTCCTCTCAGTCCACAAAATTGTGACTGTCCCTCCTgacgtatttttttttcttggcttaaaGGGTGTGTTGTTAACtctttttacacttatttattatcATTCTCATTTCTCCGGAAGCCATAACTGGTGTCAGGGCTCAGTTTGTGCTTAGAACTTTCCCAGCTTCATGGCCTTGAGACAAGGTGAGGCTATTCCCCCAGAACCCCTCCCAGCTAGAAGTGGGTGTCCCAACTTGTATATGTCTGCTGCCTCCCTCTCCAGGAGGAAAGACAACCTCTAATGGAATGCTTTTGCAACCTTGATCCTTGCTGATTCTTGAACAAGCCTGTGAGATAGGGATTCTCTTGTTGTCTTGATATAGCCATGGACACCAAGGCTCCCAGAAAGTAAGAAGCTTCAAGTGGGAGGGAAGAGGCAAGACCAGAAGTTCCCAGTGGTAGCTCCCTCTAAACCTGGGTGAGAGGCTGGTGAAGGTGGCTGCTGCCAGACTCCTTTCTTGGGTTTGGCCAGTACCCTCTAGATGGGGAAGGCtcactgctctctctccttcagctgTGCCCCTCTATAGATCTAGGATAATCAGTGACCATACATTCTTCCTCTTCAGCCGAGGTTGCAAACAAGCTATGCTTAAGCCATTGTGACCTGCGCAATGTTTAAAAAGATTTGAGTAACTACCAACTGTACTAGTTTCCTAGAGTTGCCATTACAAAGTACTGCAGCGTCTGGCTTAGAACACACATTTATTGTCTCACCATTCTGGATGTCCAAAGTCCacaatcaaggtgtcagcagggccatggtCCATTGGAAGGCACTAGGGAAGGATCTGTGCAGgcttctctcccagcttctggcagCCTCAGGTATTCTTTGACTTGTAGATGCATCACTACAGCCCTGAGTTCATCTTCGTATCATCTATGCATTGTCTTTctgtccaaatttctcctttcatAACAATGTCAATCAGAATGGATTAAGGCCTACTGCAATGACCTCAGTTCAACTTAATTATcagtaaagaccctatttccaaataagatcacattctgagatacggggttaggacttcaacataccttTTTTAGGGGAACACAATACCACCAACCACTAAAAATAGTGGCCTTCATCTTTAAAAGTGCCATAGTCCTCACTACTCCACATTGATTCCTTGAATCTTGAGGCAAGGGTCACCACAACATATAGCTTTAAATTTATAATCTCTGCCTTACAACTGAGAGACCATGATGGGAACAAGAAACTTAGTAGGCCCTAGTCATACACTCCTCCATTTTGCAATTTAGATTGTGTTATGGGGCTCAAAAAGTGGGTATGTCTTCTATactccctcttttcccttccGGTAGCTTGCAGATGGTGATGAAATTGAAGTCATACATGTTAGGAACTTGGGTCCAAATCAACAGGTTGGATCTGACCACAGTCCAGGAATACTTGTGTGAAATTTTACACGAATGCAAACTCATAGGTTGCCTCTCTTCTAGAGTTTGCTCAGGTCCCCAGCCTACTTTCTTCCTTTCAGGGAAACAGTAGGTACACAAACCAGTGACAAGCTTTGTGACTATGTTCTTACCACTCTACCAGGctatttctctgagcctcagtttccttttctgtaagatGCATCAAGAATCAAGCCGGGATGGTATAGATCAGTGGAGCCCTAGGTGCTCTCAGGTGAGAGTGGGGTGAGGAGTAAAGTGGAGAGAAGAGCCCTCTGCCTTGGACAGGGCCACAGCTGTTGGCCTAGTCTGAAGGAAGGTTTTCTGTTGTAAGTTTGAAAATTGACAGAAAGATgagtttttttcaaataacatcaCTCTAAGGAATCTCTACTTTTAGCAAGTTCCTCAGGTGATCGTTACCAGGAAAGTTCAGGAACGATTAAACTATTAAGATTTCTAAGGGCCCCTGCAGTCCTTAGACAATTTTGTCCTAAAACCAAAGACCAAAAACTCTGGAGGGTTAGAAGGAATGAATTCACCAAACTACAAGTGGATCAATTTATTAAGTAGGAGGTGGAGAAAGTGAGGCACAAATAGAAGTATGCAACACCCAAACTGAACCGAATCTGAGATTCCTGAAAAAACATGTGTCGGTCACACAATTGGCCACTTCCTCCGACTTGTCAGGGAAGATGAGGGAATAAGTCAGGTGACAGGACAGGTGGTTGCTCCTGGGGCTGGGAATGATCTCTGCGGAACTTTCAAGGCCAAGTCTCAGGCTCAGGATCGAGACCTCATAGCAGATGCAGCCAGACCCAGCAAGATGGCTGCGACCGTGAAGCCCTGGGCAGCGATCCGGGTGCGCATCATGAGCTGAGAGCGGTGGCTCTGACCCCGGTGGAAGCAGTAGAGGCCGTAGGTTAGGGCGGCCGCCGTGCCCAGGCAGCCTGAGGAAGGGACAAAGCAAGTACGGAGTGGCAGGTTTCGACCCCGTGGGCCTCTCCCCGCTTTGGATCCCCTACCAGAGGGTGGAGAGCTCAGAAGAGAGACCGAGGGAAGGCGGGTGGAGCCGAGTGGGAGGCTTTGGTCGAGGTAGGGTCCTCCTAGTTATAGGGCTCGCCCCACCTCAGCGCCCCCCAATCCCGCCCAGCTCCAATCAGATTCACCCCTCACCGCCCGGCCACTTCGCCACAACTCTGGTCCACTCTCACTCAGGTCCCCCTTGGCTTTCCTGGTCCTCTCCTAATTCATTCCCTCAGACATCACTATCCTCTCGGTCTACGGTTCCTACAACACCTGCTTACCTATGGGTACCATCGGGTTCTCGCGGGTCTTGCGAAGGAATTTTTCCTTGAAGCTTTCTGGAGTGCTGTAGACACTGGGGCTAAAGCCCTCAATGACCGGGGGCTGTGATGGCTCAAAGGGTGCCTCCGGAGTCACAGGGCCAGGAACCGCCATGTCCCCGCAACAGCTGTAGGAGAAAATAGGGACGCTAAACCCCGCCTCCTGATGAGGTCATGAAAAGGGCGGGGGAAAGGACTTTGCGGAGCATTGTACGCAGGCGCTAACCGCTCATTGCATTCTGGGAGTCGTGGTAAACTGCACGATATCGCTAAGGGGAGAACTACGTTTCCCAAAAAGCCTGCACAGCCCTGGCGCGCATATGCCGGAAATAGTCTGCTGCACGAGGTGCTGAGAGTGAGAGGAGCCCAGTGGTAGTTGCCGGTGCCGTGGTCACTGCAATGCCCAAGGCCAAGGGGAAGACCAGGAGACAGAAGTTCGGTTACAATGTTAACCGGAAGCGTCTGAACCGAAATGCTCGACGGAAAGCAGCGCCGCGGATCGAGTGGTGAGGGGCCCGGGGTTTAGGAGGCGGGGGACCTCTGGTGAGACGGCCTGCGAGATGACGGTTCCGTGATCTCTCTCTTTGCCCGTAGCTCCCACATCCGACATGCCTGGGACCACGCTAAATCCGTGCGGCAGAACCTGGCCGAGATGGGATTGGCTATGGACCCCAACAAGGCTGTGCCCCTTCGTAAGAGAAAGGTACTCACATGGCAGAATCTCGGCCCTTGACCCCTGCTTCCCGCCGTACTTAGCTGGGTTTCAGAACTTCATCCTGTCTATTCCCACGCTCACGCTTTTCTGGGTTTGCGACCTTCCCACAGCCAACTCGGGCAGCCTGCACTGACTGTGGATGAACGTCTCTTTACCGCTACGCTCAGACTCCTCAGCACACGTTGGACCAGGGTTGGAgcttcccccttttcttctccattcattTTTCCCTCCGAAATTAACCTGTTTGGGTCCCTCGTCATCTCAGGGGTGTTTTCCAGAACTTATCTTTTTCTGCCCTTAACTTTCCTAGTAAGGGCTCCCCCAGATTTTGGGATCTTTACTTCCTCTTCCTTACACCTTCCCTAGTCATCCTGGTCTGAGGCTCCCTTATTAGTTTCTCCCAAATAGGTCTTTTTCTGGACCACCCTTTCAAAAATGGCACACTTTTTTACCCAGTAGTTTCTTCCCTGCTTTAATTCATAGCACTTGTAAACacttgatattttatatatttgtttattgtctgtgcCTCTTTACCCCAGCATA
It encodes the following:
- the CLTB gene encoding clathrin light chain B, yielding MADDFGFFSSSESGAPEAAEEDPAAAFLAQQESEIAGIENDEGFGAPAGSHAALSQLGPASGAGSEDMGTTINGDVFQEANGPADGYAAIAQADRLTQEPESIRKWREEQRKRLQELDAASKVTEQEWREKAKKDLEEWNQRQSEQVEKNKINNRASEEAFVKESKEETPGTEWEKVAQLCDFNPKSSKQCKDVSRLRSVLMSLKQTPLSR
- the HIGD2A gene encoding HIG1 domain family member 2A, mitochondrial, whose product is MAVPGPVTPEAPFEPSQPPVIEGFSPSVYSTPESFKEKFLRKTRENPMVPIGCLGTAAALTYGLYCFHRGQSHRSQLMMRTRIAAQGFTVAAILLGLAASAMRSRS